In a genomic window of Erigeron canadensis isolate Cc75 chromosome 5, C_canadensis_v1, whole genome shotgun sequence:
- the LOC122599736 gene encoding nucleosome assembly protein 1;2-like yields MSDGQFNMADLASGLNAEDRADLVNALKSKLENLSEQHPDILDTLSSKVRQRVVVLKDLQSQHDELEAKYFEEKAELEAKYLKLYEPLYAKRYEIVNGLTEVEGASNDDLVDKENTESVEDKGVPNFWLTAMKANEVLADEISESDEGALHYLKDVKWCRIAGSKGFKLELFFDPNPYFKNSVLSKTYEMINEEEHILEKAIGTEIEWFPGKNLTQKVLRKKPKKGTKSTKPPITKTEDCESFFNFFNPPQIPDDEDDIDEDAAELLQNQMEHDYDIGSTIRDKIIPHAVSWFTGEAVENDEYDLEDEDDTEDDEDDEDEDEDDDDEEGEEDVNVKSKKK; encoded by the exons ATGAGCGACGGTCAATTCAACATGGCTGATCTCGCTTCCG GTCTTAATGCTGAGGATCGTGCTGATCTTGTTAATGCTCTCaag AGTAAGCTGGAGAATTTGAGTGAACAGCATCCTGATATATTGGACACTCTTTCGTCGAAAGTTAGGCAACGAGTTGTTGTTCTTAAGGATCTTCAG AGTCAACATGATGAGCTGGAAGCCaagtattttgaagaaaaagcaGAACTGGAAGCTAAGTATCTGAAGCTGTACGAGCCGCTGTATGCTAAG CGATATGAAATAGTGAATGGCCTGACTGAAGTTGAAGGAGCATCAAATGATGATTTGGTGGATAAGGAAAACACTGAGTCAGTAGAAG ATAAAGGTGTGCCTAATTTCTGGCTCACAGCTATGAAGGCCAATGAAGTACTAGCCGATGAG ATTTCCGAGTCTGATGAAGGAGCCCTTCACTATCTCAAAgatgtcaagtggtgtaggattgctggttccaagggcttTAAGCTTGAACTTTTCTTTGATCCCAACCCTTACTTTAAGAACTCCGTGTTGTCCAAAACATATGAGATGATTAACGAGGAGGAGCATATTTTAGAGAAAGCAATTGG GACGGAGATTGAATGGTTTCCGGGGAAAAATTTGACCCAGAAGGTTCTGAGGAAGAAACCTAAGAAGGGAACCAAAAGCACCAAGCCACCAATTACAAAAACAGAGGATTGTGAAAGCttcttcaacttttttaacCCGCCACAGATccctgatgatgaagatgatattgATGAGGATGCT GCTGAACTACTTCAAAATCAAATGGAACATGATTATGACATTGG GTCCACCATTCGAGACAAGATCATTCCTCATGCAGTCTCTTGGTTTACTGGTGAGGCTGTTGAGAATGATGAATACGATCtggaagatgaagatgatacAGAGGATGACGAAGATGATGAGGACgaggatgaagatgatgatgatgaggagggGGAGGAGGATGTAAATGTGAAAAGTAAAAAGAAG TGA
- the LOC122599737 gene encoding glutaredoxin-C6-like, with product MEGLRCYNFLSEGEFMLQLLTPTTTSPLALDISESSHMRIQRLINENPVVIFSRSTCYMCDVMKRLFYSIGVYPTVIELEEHEVNDLAAFYCGDGSVEEGVAPAVFIGGAFVGGLEKLVAIHLSGQLVSKLVEIGAL from the coding sequence atggaggGTCTCCGGTGTTACAATTTCCTCTCGGAAGGCGAATTCATGCTACAATTACTAACTCCAACCACCACTTCACCACTAGCACTCGATATCTCAGAATCGAGTCACATGAGGATCCAACGACTCATAAACGAAAACCCTGTGGTCATATTTAGCCGTAGCACATGTTACATGTGTGACGTGATGAAACGATTGTTTTATTCTATCGGTGTGTACCCAACTGTCATCGAGCTAGAAGAACATGAAGTAAATGACCTTGCGGCCTTTTATTGTGGTGATGGTAGTGTCGAAGAAGGCGTCGCTCCGGCGGTGTTCATAGGTGGAGCTTTTGTTGGTGGTCTAGAGAAGCTTGTGGCAATCCATTTGAGTGGCCAACTTGTTTCAAAACTAGTGGAAATTGGTGCTCTTTAG
- the LOC122599650 gene encoding heat shock factor protein HSF30 isoform X1, whose protein sequence is MSSSIKEEEITFISSSTTNTAVAAAASSSSSSSPRPKEGLHEVGPPPFLTKTFDMVEDPATDAVVSWSKSRNSFVVWDSYKFSTTLLPKFFKHSNFSSFIRQLNTYGFRKVDPDRWEFANEGFLGGQRHLLKTIRRRRNVAQSTQVKQEFGPCIEVGQYGIEEELEGLKRDRSLLMAEIVRLRQLQQHSKDQLVAMENRLRNTERKQQNMMGFLAKAFSNPEFLQRYKDKYANREQEHIEIGRKRRLTLTPSVENLQEVGVGGIEDIQADVDQLFAAPVEAESSSDVGNQGDISSLVEDESHENLWEELLNVDLPTEKHPEDLLDDLDAQQLDWDEDLQELVDQMEYLRDQRTTRRSSRVLD, encoded by the exons atgtcatcatcaatcaaagaagaagaaataacattcatatcatcatcaacaacaaacacaGCAGTTGCAGCAGCtgcttcatcttcatcatcttcttcacctCGTCCCAAAGAAGGGCTTCACGAGGTGGGACCGCCGCCATTTCTGACCAAAACATTTGACATGGTTGAAGATCCTGCGACTGATGCTGTTGTTTCTTGGAGCAAATCAAGAAACAGCTTTGTGGTTTGGGATTCTTATAAGTTTTCTACTACTTTGCTTCCTAAGTTCTTTAAACATAGTAATTTCTCTAGCTTCATTCGCCAGCTCAATACTTAT GGTTTTAGAAAAGTGGATCCGGATAGATGGGAATTTGCGAATGAAGGGTTTCTCGGCGGACAAAGGCATCTTCTGAAGACtatcagaagaagaagaaatgtgGCGCAATCGACCCAAGTGAAGCAAGAATTCGGTCCTTGTATCGAAGTAGGTCAGTATGGAATTGAGGAAGAGCTTGAAGGACTGAAAAGGGACAGGAGTTTGTTAATGGCCGAGATTGTAAGGCTGAGGCAACTACAGCAGCACTCAAAAGACCAGCTTGTGGCAATGGAAAACCGGTTGAGAAACACGGaaagaaaacaacaaaacatGATGGGTTTCCTTGCAAAAGCGTTTAGTAACCCCGAGTTCCTACAGAGGTACAAGGATAAGTATGCGAACAGGGAACAAGAACATATTGAAATTGGTCGGAAAAGGCGGTTAACATTGACACCGAGTGTGGAGAATTTGCAAGAAGTTGGTGTTGGTGGTATTGAAGACATTCAAGCAGATGTCGATCAGTTGTTTGCCGCCCCTGTTGAAGCTGAATCAAGCAGTGATGTTGGTAATCAAGGAGATATTTCGAGCTTGGTGGAGGATGAGTCTCATGAGAATTTGTGGGAGGAACTCTTGAACGTGGATCTTCCGACCGAGAAGCACCCTGAAGACTTGCTCGATGATTTAGATGCTCAACAGCTTGATTGGGATGAGGATTTGCAAGAACTAGTGGATCAAATGGAGTATTTAAG GGACCAAAGAACCACAAGGAGAAGTTCACGGGTTCTGGATTAG
- the LOC122599650 gene encoding heat shock factor protein HSF30 isoform X2, with protein sequence MSSSIKEEEITFISSSTTNTAVAAAASSSSSSSPRPKEGLHEVGPPPFLTKTFDMVEDPATDAVVSWSKSRNSFVVWDSYKFSTTLLPKFFKHSNFSSFIRQLNTYGFRKVDPDRWEFANEGFLGGQRHLLKTIRRRRNVAQSTQVKQEFGPCIEVGQYGIEEELEGLKRDRSLLMAEIVRLRQLQQHSKDQLVAMENRLRNTERKQQNMMGFLAKAFSNPEFLQRYKDKYANREQEHIEIGRKRRLTLTPSVENLQEVGVGGIEDIQADVDQLFAAPVEAESSSDVGNQGDISSLVEDESHENLWEELLNVDLPTEKHPEDLLDDLDAQQLDWDEDLQELVDQMEYLRSSNA encoded by the exons atgtcatcatcaatcaaagaagaagaaataacattcatatcatcatcaacaacaaacacaGCAGTTGCAGCAGCtgcttcatcttcatcatcttcttcacctCGTCCCAAAGAAGGGCTTCACGAGGTGGGACCGCCGCCATTTCTGACCAAAACATTTGACATGGTTGAAGATCCTGCGACTGATGCTGTTGTTTCTTGGAGCAAATCAAGAAACAGCTTTGTGGTTTGGGATTCTTATAAGTTTTCTACTACTTTGCTTCCTAAGTTCTTTAAACATAGTAATTTCTCTAGCTTCATTCGCCAGCTCAATACTTAT GGTTTTAGAAAAGTGGATCCGGATAGATGGGAATTTGCGAATGAAGGGTTTCTCGGCGGACAAAGGCATCTTCTGAAGACtatcagaagaagaagaaatgtgGCGCAATCGACCCAAGTGAAGCAAGAATTCGGTCCTTGTATCGAAGTAGGTCAGTATGGAATTGAGGAAGAGCTTGAAGGACTGAAAAGGGACAGGAGTTTGTTAATGGCCGAGATTGTAAGGCTGAGGCAACTACAGCAGCACTCAAAAGACCAGCTTGTGGCAATGGAAAACCGGTTGAGAAACACGGaaagaaaacaacaaaacatGATGGGTTTCCTTGCAAAAGCGTTTAGTAACCCCGAGTTCCTACAGAGGTACAAGGATAAGTATGCGAACAGGGAACAAGAACATATTGAAATTGGTCGGAAAAGGCGGTTAACATTGACACCGAGTGTGGAGAATTTGCAAGAAGTTGGTGTTGGTGGTATTGAAGACATTCAAGCAGATGTCGATCAGTTGTTTGCCGCCCCTGTTGAAGCTGAATCAAGCAGTGATGTTGGTAATCAAGGAGATATTTCGAGCTTGGTGGAGGATGAGTCTCATGAGAATTTGTGGGAGGAACTCTTGAACGTGGATCTTCCGACCGAGAAGCACCCTGAAGACTTGCTCGATGATTTAGATGCTCAACAGCTTGATTGGGATGAGGATTTGCAAGAACTAGTGGATCAAATGGAGTATTTAAGGTCATCCAATGCTTGA
- the LOC122602011 gene encoding mitochondrial carrier protein CoAc1 — protein sequence MGSSQGSSLSTSVAGLVEGSYIDTLPVYVKELIAGGAAGAFAKTAVAPLERIKILLQTRTQGFHSIGVYQSLKRLLKHEGLPGFYKGNGASVLRIVPYAALHFMTYEQYRCWILDNYTVLGTGPVVDLLAGSAAGGTAVLCTYPLDLARTKLAYQVLDGKARSGNGSKSVIAQARYSGIRNVLQSVYSEGGMRGLYRGVGPTLIGILPYAGLKFYIYEELKRHVPEEQQRSIMMRLSCGALAGLLGQTVTYPLDVVRRQMQVENMQVSGVGGGARHKNTWKGLTTIASEQGWRQLFAGLSINYIKIVPSVAIGFTAYDMMKSWLRIPPRQKAQSVSAA from the exons ATGGGTTCTTCACAAGGTTCTTCGTTGTCCACAAGTGTGGCTGGGCTAGTTGAGGGCTCGTACATAGATACGTTGCCTGTGTATGTAAAGGAGCTAATTGCAGGAGGTGCTGCTGGAGCTTTTGCTAAAACCGCTGTTGCTCCTCTAGAACGAATCAAGATCTTATTGCAG ACCCGAACGCAAGGTTTTCATTCTATTGGAGTATACCAATCACTGAAAAGGCTATTAAAGCATGAAGGGCTTCCAGGATTTTACAA GGGAAATGGTGCTAGCGTTCTTCGAATTGTTCCATATGCAGCATTGCATTTTATGACATACGAGCAATACCGATGTTGGATATTGGACAACTACACTGTATTAGGAACAGGGCCTGTTGTAGATCTTTTAGCCGGTTCAGCAGCAGGAGGGACTGCTGTATTATGCACATATCCTCTAGATTTGGCTCGTACCAAGCTCGCCTATCAA GTACTGGATGGAAAAGCAAGATCAGGTAATGGTTCCAAAAGTGTAATTGCACAAGCTCGCTACAGCGGCATTAGAAATGTGTTACAGAGTGTTTATAGTGAGGGTGGGATGCGTGGCCTGTATCGAGGTGTAG GTCCTACTCTTATTGGTATCCTCCCATATGCTGGTTTGAAGTTTTACATCTATGAAGAACTCAAGAGGCATGTTCCTGAGGAGCAGCAAAGGTCAATCATGATGCGTCTCTCTTGCGGTGCTTTAGCCGGTTTACTTGGGCAAACCGTTACATACCCGTTAGATGTTGTTAGGAGGCAGATGCAG GTTGAAAATATGCAAGTTTctggtgttggtggtggtgctAGACACAAGAACACATGGAAAGGCCTTACCACAATTGCTTCAGAACAAGGTTGGAGGCAATTATTTGCTGGCCTCAGCATTAATTACATTAAG ATTGTTCCTTCAGTTGCAATTGGTTTCACTGCGTATGACATGATGAAGTCGTGGCTCAGGATACCTCCTCGACAAAAGGCCCAGTCAGTCTCCGCTGCATAA